The following nucleotide sequence is from Verrucomicrobiota bacterium.
AGGGATTCGGCGTCGGCCGATCACCCGTCGCGCCGGGAACGATCGGGTCGGTGCTTGGATTGGCTTGGTTCGCCTTCTTGATTTCGCCGGCGAATTCTCTCCTCTTCGCTTTGGGATTGATTCTTAGCTTTGGGCTGTCCGTCCTGGTTACGGGGAGGGCGGAACAGGAATTGGGACAAAAGGATCCCGGCTCCATCGTGCTTGATGAAATCGTTGCCGTGCCGGCGTGCTTCGCCATTTGGATCATCGTGGCGTGGCGCCAAAGCGGACATTGGCCGGACGCCGGATTTTTCTTTCGTTCGGAGAAGTGGCTGACCGTGCTCGGGGTGCTGGCCGCGTTCCGGGCATTCGACGTGCTTAAACCGTGGCCCGTTCGGCAGGCGCAGAACTTGCCGGGCGGCTACGGCGTGACGGCGGACGATGTTCTGGCCGCTGTTTACGTGAATCTCTGTGTCCTGGGCGTTTATTTCATTCAGCCGAATTGGCTGCTATGAGAAGGGGATGTGTCATCTTCACGCGTTTTGCGTGGAAATGATCACGCGCACTGCTTCGCGTTAAATCGGT
It contains:
- a CDS encoding phosphatidylglycerophosphatase A → MEASRDRGPFRMKRLVVFIAQGFGVGRSPVAPGTIGSVLGLAWFAFLISPANSLLFALGLILSFGLSVLVTGRAEQELGQKDPGSIVLDEIVAVPACFAIWIIVAWRQSGHWPDAGFFFRSEKWLTVLGVLAAFRAFDVLKPWPVRQAQNLPGGYGVTADDVLAAVYVNLCVLGVYFIQPNWLL